Proteins co-encoded in one Arachis stenosperma cultivar V10309 chromosome 7, arast.V10309.gnm1.PFL2, whole genome shotgun sequence genomic window:
- the LOC130939790 gene encoding uncharacterized protein LOC130939790 produces MSNNDTTKKQMESSKRPIEDEKPTKADEAEGQVVTPNKDTEKLKEKNNQSHSSKEVIQGQQQVGKSITPPLPYPQRFSKETKDQHFHKFLETFKKLEINISLAEALEQMPLYAKFLKELINKKRSWLEKETMLLTKECSAVIQRGIPPKLKDPGSFVVSCTIGRMVLNKALCDLGASINLMPLSMMRKLAIEEFKPTRMSLVMADRSIKTPNGIVENLLVKVGEFIFPADFVILDTKEEGNNSIILGRPFLATARAIIDVEKGEMIFRVHNEQMVINVFKSMQHISKQEDYMRVDMIESLVEEMLEDNHQEQEENQETTEEQVAEMSIEQETQKQDKKGLEEQKDSNRRAFQR; encoded by the coding sequence atgagcaacaatgacactaCAAAGAAGCAAATGGAGAGCAGCAAAAGACCAATAGAAGATGAAAAGCCAACAAAGGCAGATGAAGCTGAGGGTCAAGTTGTGACGCCAAACAAGGACACTGAGAAACTCAAAGAGAAGAACAACCAGTCACACAGTTCAAAAGAAGTGATTCAGGGACAACAGCAAGTGGGAAAGAGCATCACACCTCCACTGCCATATCCCCAGAGGTTCAGCAAAGAAACTAAGGACCAACATTTTCATAAGTTCCTTGAGACCTTCAAGAAGCTGGAGATCAACATTTCCTTGGCTGAAGCATTGGAACAAATGCCTTTGTATGCCAAGTTTTTGAAGGAGCTTATCAACAAAAAGAGGAGCTGGCTTGAGAAGGAAACTATGTTACTCaccaaggaatgtagtgctgtGATTCAAAGAGGCATTCcaccaaaactcaaggatccaGGAAGCTTTGTAGTCTCATGCACTATTGGCAGAATGGTTCTCAACAAAGCTCTCTGTGACCTTGGTGCCagtatcaacctaatgcctCTATCAATGATGAgaaagcttgccatagaagagtttaaacccaccaggatgtcaTTGGTCATGGCTGACAGATCAATCAAAACACccaatggaattgtggaaaacCTGTTGGTGAAGGTTGGGGAGTTTATTTtcccagcagattttgtgattttggatacTAAAGAGGAAGGAAACAATTCAATCATTTTAGGAAGGCCATTtttagccacagcaagagccaTCATTGATGTAGAAAAAGGAGAGATGATCTTCAGGGTCCACAATGAACAAATGGTCATAAACgttttcaagtcaatgcaaCACATTTCTAAGCAAGAGGATTACATGAgagtggatatgatagagagtTTGGTGGAAGAAATGTTGGAAGATAACCATCAAGAGCAAGAAGAAAATCAAGAGACAACAGAGGAACAAGTAGCCGAGATGTCTATTGAGCAAGAAACACAGAAACAAGACAAAAAGGGGTTGGAAGAACAGAAAGATTCCAACAGAAGGGCTTTTCAAAGGTGA